One window of Thermocoleostomius sinensis A174 genomic DNA carries:
- the gcvP gene encoding aminomethyl-transferring glycine dehydrogenase, whose product MSSEFSTDLKGATHTATEFDTSSQHSKGFQSVPPPNGVRSKSQTTQEVRFLKEFPTVSAFVSRHIGPNEAEVEQMLEFLGIESLEALIDRTVPAAIRLKQPLQLGTGRSESELLQELKAIASRNQVFRSFIGMGYYNCITPPVIQRNILENPGWYTQYTPYQPEIAQGRLEALLNFQTMVMDLTGLEIANASLLDEGTAAAEAMAMSYGQYKGEATAFWVSQDCHPQTIDVIKTRAVPLGIEVIVGDHRTFEFDQPIFGVLLQYPASDGAVYEYAEFVDRAHATGALVTVAADLLSLTVLKPPGEFGADIAVGSTQRFGVPMGYGGPHAAYFATKEAYKRQLPGRLVGVSKDAAGRPALRLALQTREQHIRRDKATSNICTAQVLLAVMASMYAVYHGPEGLRHIADRIHALTLLLATGLKQQGYELGSAPFFDTLRVEVGDRQAEIWQRAIDRQINLRAIGTSAIGLSLDETTTEQDVLNLLEVFAGSDPSDQTNGISVLDQAIDHVLESPIPANLRRTTPYLTHPVFHRYRSETELLRYMYRLQSKDLSLTTAMIPLGSCTMKLNATAEMIPVTWEEFANLHPFAPLEQTQGYQILFQQLEQWLAEITGFDGISLQPNAGSQGEYTGLLAIRYYHQHRGEAHRNICLIPESAHGTNPASAVMAGMTVVPVACDKDGNIDIADLQSKAEKHRDHLAALMVTYPSTHGVFEEGILDICQIVHDHGGQVYMDGANMNAQVGLCRPADVGADVCHLNLHKTFCIPHGGGGPGMGPIGVKAHLIPFLPQHSVVKMPTELSASLPVGAVSSAPWGSSSILPISWMYIALMGTIGLTRATQVAILNANYIAKRLEGHYPVLYKGKQGLVAHECIIDLRQFKKSAGIEAEDVAKRLIDYGFHPPTMSWPVAGTIMVEPTESEAKSELDRFCEAMIAIRAEIREIEAGNADREHNLLKHAPHSAATLLQDHWDRPYSREQAAYPTTWTRDNKFWAAVDRIDNAYGDRNLVCSCLPMATYQ is encoded by the coding sequence ATGTCATCTGAGTTTTCCACTGACTTGAAAGGTGCAACCCACACGGCAACCGAGTTCGATACTTCGAGCCAGCATTCCAAGGGGTTTCAATCGGTGCCACCCCCAAACGGGGTTCGATCGAAGTCACAGACGACACAGGAAGTTAGATTTCTCAAGGAGTTTCCCACGGTGTCAGCGTTTGTATCGCGGCATATCGGCCCTAATGAAGCTGAAGTGGAGCAAATGCTGGAATTCTTGGGAATTGAGTCGCTGGAAGCGTTAATCGATCGCACTGTTCCGGCGGCAATTCGCCTAAAGCAACCGTTGCAGTTGGGCACAGGGCGCAGTGAATCGGAATTATTGCAGGAGTTGAAAGCGATCGCCTCACGGAATCAAGTATTTCGATCGTTCATTGGTATGGGCTACTACAACTGCATTACGCCGCCCGTGATTCAGCGCAACATTTTAGAGAATCCCGGTTGGTATACGCAATACACACCCTATCAACCTGAAATTGCTCAAGGTCGCCTAGAAGCCTTGCTTAACTTCCAGACGATGGTAATGGATCTAACTGGGTTGGAAATTGCCAATGCGTCGTTGCTAGATGAGGGCACAGCCGCGGCTGAGGCGATGGCTATGAGTTATGGACAATATAAAGGTGAGGCAACGGCTTTTTGGGTATCGCAAGACTGCCATCCTCAAACGATCGATGTGATCAAAACGCGGGCAGTGCCGTTGGGGATTGAGGTGATTGTCGGCGATCACCGCACCTTTGAGTTTGACCAACCCATCTTTGGAGTCTTACTGCAATATCCTGCTAGCGATGGAGCAGTCTACGAGTATGCTGAGTTTGTCGATCGGGCCCATGCCACCGGAGCACTAGTTACTGTTGCTGCCGATCTGTTGAGTTTGACTGTGCTGAAACCCCCCGGTGAGTTTGGAGCCGATATTGCTGTTGGCAGTACTCAGCGGTTTGGTGTGCCGATGGGCTATGGGGGCCCCCATGCTGCCTATTTTGCTACCAAAGAAGCCTATAAGCGTCAACTGCCGGGGCGTTTGGTAGGAGTTTCCAAAGATGCGGCGGGTCGTCCTGCCCTACGCTTAGCCCTGCAAACGCGCGAGCAACACATTCGTCGCGACAAGGCTACCAGTAATATTTGTACAGCGCAAGTGCTGCTGGCAGTGATGGCTAGCATGTATGCGGTTTATCACGGGCCCGAGGGTCTACGGCACATTGCCGATCGCATTCATGCACTGACGCTTCTTCTAGCAACCGGGCTGAAGCAACAGGGCTATGAACTGGGCAGTGCTCCCTTTTTTGACACGCTGCGAGTCGAGGTGGGCGATCGGCAAGCGGAGATCTGGCAACGGGCGATTGATCGGCAAATCAACCTACGAGCCATTGGCACTAGCGCAATCGGACTTTCGCTGGATGAAACCACAACTGAACAGGATGTGCTCAATCTGCTGGAAGTTTTTGCTGGCTCCGACCCGTCCGATCAAACGAATGGGATAAGCGTGCTTGATCAAGCAATCGATCACGTTCTGGAGTCTCCGATTCCTGCGAACCTGCGCCGCACCACGCCTTACCTCACCCATCCGGTTTTTCATCGGTATCGATCGGAAACAGAACTACTGCGCTACATGTATCGCCTGCAATCTAAAGATCTGTCGCTGACGACGGCCATGATTCCGTTGGGTTCGTGCACGATGAAGCTTAACGCTACGGCTGAAATGATTCCCGTAACCTGGGAAGAATTTGCCAATCTGCACCCATTTGCCCCACTAGAGCAAACTCAGGGCTATCAAATCCTGTTTCAACAACTGGAGCAATGGTTGGCAGAAATTACCGGATTTGACGGCATCTCGCTTCAGCCCAATGCCGGCTCGCAAGGAGAATACACTGGACTGTTGGCAATTCGCTACTATCACCAACACCGAGGTGAGGCGCATCGCAATATTTGCCTAATTCCCGAATCGGCGCATGGCACAAACCCAGCCAGCGCAGTGATGGCTGGCATGACAGTGGTTCCAGTAGCCTGTGACAAAGACGGTAACATTGACATTGCCGATCTCCAGTCCAAAGCTGAAAAGCACCGAGATCATCTGGCCGCACTGATGGTGACGTATCCCTCAACGCATGGCGTATTTGAAGAAGGCATCCTCGACATTTGCCAAATTGTGCATGATCACGGGGGGCAAGTTTACATGGACGGAGCCAACATGAACGCGCAGGTGGGGCTGTGTCGTCCGGCAGATGTTGGTGCCGATGTTTGTCACCTGAATTTACACAAAACTTTTTGCATTCCGCATGGTGGGGGCGGCCCAGGTATGGGGCCGATCGGCGTTAAAGCGCATCTCATTCCCTTCCTGCCTCAGCATTCTGTTGTAAAAATGCCAACTGAATTATCTGCATCGTTACCAGTAGGCGCCGTGTCGTCTGCGCCGTGGGGCAGTAGCAGCATTCTGCCGATCTCCTGGATGTATATTGCCCTGATGGGGACAATCGGACTAACTAGAGCCACGCAAGTTGCCATTCTCAACGCCAATTACATCGCTAAACGACTAGAGGGACACTATCCGGTGCTATATAAAGGTAAGCAAGGTCTAGTGGCCCATGAGTGCATTATCGATTTGCGCCAGTTCAAAAAATCGGCAGGGATCGAGGCGGAAGATGTGGCTAAGCGCTTGATTGACTATGGCTTTCATCCGCCCACCATGTCCTGGCCTGTCGCAGGAACCATTATGGTGGAACCAACTGAAAGTGAAGCAAAATCAGAACTCGATCGCTTTTGTGAAGCCATGATCGCCATTCGCGCTGAAATTCGTGAAATTGAAGCAGGCAATGCCGATCGGGAGCATAACTTGCTGAAACATGCACCTCACTCGGCGGCTACGCTGTTGCAAGATCACTGGGATCGCCCCTATTCTCGGGAGCAAGCCGCCTATCCCACTACCTGGACACGAGACAACAAATTCTGGGCCGCCGTCGATCGCATTGACAATGCCTACGGTGATCGAAACTTGGTGTGTTCGTGTTTGCCGATGGCAACGTATCAATAG
- the apcD gene encoding allophycocyanin subunit alpha-B, translated as MSVVSQVILNADDELRYPSSGELKSIKEFLQTGEQRMRIVSTLAENEKKIVQEASRQLWRKRPDFIAPGGNAYGDRQRALCLRDYGWYLRLITYGVLAGDKEPIEKIGLIGVREMYNSLGVPVPGMVESIRCLKQAALALLSDEDAAETAPYFDYIIQAMS; from the coding sequence ATGAGTGTAGTTAGCCAAGTCATTCTCAACGCCGATGATGAGCTTCGCTACCCCAGCAGTGGCGAACTCAAGAGCATCAAAGAGTTTTTACAAACTGGTGAACAGCGGATGCGCATCGTATCTACGCTGGCTGAAAACGAAAAGAAAATTGTACAGGAAGCAAGCCGACAGCTTTGGCGGAAGCGTCCAGATTTCATTGCTCCGGGTGGGAATGCGTATGGCGATCGTCAGCGCGCTCTCTGCCTGCGGGACTATGGCTGGTACTTGCGCTTAATCACCTATGGTGTGCTCGCGGGCGACAAAGAGCCGATCGAAAAAATTGGCTTAATTGGCGTGCGCGAAATGTACAATTCGCTGGGCGTTCCCGTACCAGGAATGGTAGAGTCGATTCGTTGTTTGAAGCAAGCTGCCCTGGCACTGCTTAGCGATGAAGATGCGGCAGAAACCGCTCCCTATTTCGACTACATTATCCAAGCGATGTCATAA
- a CDS encoding nucleoside 2-deoxyribosyltransferase, translating into MLKRVYLANPYGFSQQQRSLLLPPIVQALEQLGAEVWEPFARNNQVDFSQAGWAYQVAQADLNDVKTCDGIFAIVNGTPPDEGVMVELGIAIALNKAIFLFRDDFRRCTDSEQYPLNLMVFSGLPETTWEDHYYTSIEEIGSSHKALYRWLQSS; encoded by the coding sequence GTGCTCAAGCGAGTGTATTTAGCTAATCCTTATGGATTTTCTCAACAACAACGATCGTTGTTGCTGCCGCCGATCGTGCAAGCATTGGAACAGCTAGGAGCTGAGGTATGGGAGCCGTTTGCTCGCAACAACCAGGTTGACTTCTCGCAAGCGGGTTGGGCTTATCAGGTGGCGCAAGCTGACCTGAATGATGTGAAAACCTGTGATGGCATATTTGCGATTGTCAATGGAACACCACCCGATGAAGGGGTAATGGTGGAACTGGGGATAGCCATAGCCCTCAACAAAGCCATTTTTCTGTTCCGTGACGATTTCCGCCGCTGCACTGACAGTGAACAATACCCGCTGAATCTAATGGTCTTTTCGGGTTTACCTGAAACAACATGGGAAGATCATTACTATACCTCGATCGAGGAAATTGGATCTTCCCATAAAGCGTTGTATCGTTGGCTACAGTCGAGCTAG
- a CDS encoding phage holin family protein has protein sequence MLSFFLTTLATALSLLVVDLVVPGVDIYTFPAALIAAIAVGLINSTIRPILSTLSLPLNYVTLGAFSLVVNGICFWLASVLVPGFVVRGLLAIILGPVVLSLVNTFLTKYFAEKNLDKRIETEA, from the coding sequence ATGCTTAGCTTCTTCCTTACCACTTTAGCAACTGCTCTTAGTTTACTCGTCGTCGATCTCGTCGTTCCCGGCGTTGATATTTATACCTTTCCTGCGGCGCTGATTGCGGCGATCGCAGTTGGTTTAATTAATTCGACCATCCGCCCAATCTTGTCCACCTTATCGCTGCCTTTAAATTACGTAACGCTTGGCGCATTCTCATTGGTTGTTAATGGCATTTGTTTCTGGTTGGCATCTGTTTTGGTTCCTGGTTTTGTGGTACGTGGACTGCTAGCAATCATTTTAGGTCCCGTGGTTTTATCGCTTGTGAATACCTTCCTCACCAAGTATTTTGCTGAGAAAAACTTAGACAAGCGAATTGAAACAGAGGCTTAA
- a CDS encoding histidine phosphatase family protein, whose translation MALTLYLIRHGETIYSQTGGYCGELDPELTDAGNQMASEFAAAYQSVPWQAIYVSPMKRTIATAKPLCEAISMEMQLRDGLKEIRYGEWEDKTSEWVKAHFAEDYERWLTEPAWNPPTGGETAVQIASRASAVIAEIEQKYSDGNVLVVSHKATIRIILCSLLGIDLGRYRDRISALAGSISQVRFGKYGPLLEVLGDRSYMSEALRNRPGT comes from the coding sequence ATGGCCCTTACTCTCTACCTAATTCGACACGGCGAAACAATTTACAGCCAAACTGGTGGCTACTGCGGCGAGCTTGATCCGGAACTCACCGATGCGGGCAACCAAATGGCATCGGAATTTGCAGCAGCGTATCAATCGGTTCCCTGGCAAGCCATTTACGTTAGTCCAATGAAACGCACGATCGCGACGGCTAAACCACTGTGTGAGGCAATCAGCATGGAGATGCAGTTGCGAGACGGACTGAAAGAAATTCGCTATGGCGAGTGGGAAGATAAAACCAGTGAGTGGGTTAAAGCCCACTTCGCTGAAGATTATGAACGCTGGCTGACGGAACCTGCTTGGAATCCACCTACAGGGGGCGAAACAGCCGTACAAATTGCTAGCCGCGCTTCTGCGGTCATTGCTGAAATTGAACAGAAATACAGCGATGGCAATGTGCTAGTGGTTTCTCATAAAGCGACGATTCGCATTATCCTGTGCAGCCTACTAGGAATTGATCTAGGACGGTATCGCGATCGAATCAGTGCCTTGGCAGGTTCAATCAGCCAGGTCAGGTTTGGCAAATATGGCCCGCTGCTAGAGGTGTTGGGCGATCGATCATACATGAGTGAAGCGTTACGCAACCGTCCTGGAACTTGA
- a CDS encoding HetZ-related protein: MNQSENSHDAPNPEKAMPHTCSIAELESTDTSTTVHEALTNDNPTEVSSEQARSSLLKLAKSILVELQAELPASSGVDQVMARIATEVERICVKSDRIQTSGQIASWQSTLVRHRLQKCLYYHKLGSRRGRVELHSHLSTMVYRHVSPGRAQLGFSARYSMVEDFLQGFYIEALKAFRREHQLDEGYSPRTRLELAEYMAFTEHYAKRRITLPGRRNQQLIVLRAQGFANRQPLETTLDLEMAVESAKGEDAEIHSRSPVVQQVREQMVADAVDPADSVVRDRVINELVAYLESQGQTDCIDYLTLKLQDLSAPEIDEILGLSARQRDYLQQRFKYHVEKFARSHNWQLVHQWLGADLDQNLGMRQQQWEEFHQQLSPEQQQLLKLKSQQLSDPEIAKILKCTPKQVHKRWVRLLEIAWRVRNNTDGNSKSSETGNN, from the coding sequence ATGAATCAATCTGAAAACTCCCACGATGCCCCCAACCCAGAGAAAGCCATGCCTCATACCTGTTCAATCGCAGAATTAGAATCTACCGACACTTCAACAACGGTGCATGAAGCTTTGACGAATGACAACCCAACCGAGGTTTCTTCAGAACAAGCCCGTTCATCGCTGCTGAAGTTAGCCAAATCAATCTTAGTTGAACTTCAAGCTGAGTTACCCGCCTCGTCTGGCGTTGACCAGGTTATGGCTCGAATTGCTACCGAAGTCGAGCGCATTTGCGTTAAAAGCGATCGCATTCAAACTTCAGGTCAAATTGCCTCCTGGCAGTCTACACTGGTGCGGCATCGGCTACAAAAGTGCTTATATTACCATAAACTTGGCTCCAGACGCGGTCGTGTTGAACTGCATAGTCATTTAAGTACAATGGTTTACCGCCATGTCTCACCGGGTCGGGCCCAACTTGGCTTTAGTGCGCGCTACAGCATGGTAGAAGATTTTCTCCAAGGCTTTTATATTGAAGCCCTGAAAGCCTTTCGACGCGAACACCAGCTTGATGAGGGGTATAGCCCACGGACTCGGTTGGAACTCGCCGAATATATGGCTTTTACCGAACATTATGCTAAGCGACGCATCACCCTACCCGGACGACGAAACCAGCAGTTAATTGTGCTACGGGCCCAGGGCTTTGCCAACCGTCAACCTCTAGAAACAACATTAGATTTGGAAATGGCGGTTGAGTCAGCCAAAGGCGAAGACGCTGAAATTCATAGCCGATCGCCAGTAGTACAGCAAGTGCGCGAGCAAATGGTTGCCGACGCTGTTGATCCGGCTGATTCTGTTGTACGCGATCGGGTGATCAATGAACTGGTGGCCTATCTAGAATCGCAAGGGCAAACCGACTGCATTGATTATTTAACACTGAAGCTACAAGATCTATCGGCTCCAGAGATTGATGAAATTTTGGGACTTTCCGCTCGCCAGCGCGACTATTTGCAGCAGCGATTCAAATATCACGTCGAGAAGTTTGCCCGATCGCACAACTGGCAACTGGTACATCAGTGGCTGGGCGCAGATTTAGACCAAAATCTAGGAATGCGACAACAGCAATGGGAAGAGTTTCATCAGCAGCTTTCACCCGAACAGCAGCAGTTGCTGAAACTCAAATCGCAACAATTAAGCGATCCAGAAATCGCCAAAATTCTGAAATGCACACCAAAACAGGTTCATAAACGGTGGGTACGGTTGTTGGAGATTGCCTGGCGTGTGCGCAATAACACAGATGGCAATAGCAAATCGAGCGAAACCGGAAATAACTAA
- a CDS encoding L-threonylcarbamoyladenylate synthase gives MARIYQLHPDNPQVRHVEAIRDALRQGAVMLYPTDTVYAIGCDLHVKSAVERVRQIKQLSNDKPLTFLCSSLSNIAEYAQVSDAAYRLIRRLIPGPYTFLLPATKQVPRLVMSPKRKTTGIRVPDHTICQALLQALGNPIISTSATTIAQCTEEMPQMTDPPMSSIELFDQLDKLVDLIIDNRSPISLQVSTILDLTTDQPTIVRKGRGWEAVAEWVTEIEV, from the coding sequence ATGGCGAGGATTTATCAGCTTCATCCAGACAATCCCCAAGTGCGACACGTTGAAGCCATTCGGGATGCTCTGCGCCAAGGAGCGGTGATGCTTTATCCTACCGATACCGTCTATGCGATCGGGTGCGATCTTCATGTTAAATCGGCTGTCGAGCGAGTGCGTCAAATCAAACAACTCTCTAACGATAAGCCCCTCACCTTTCTATGTTCCTCTTTGTCAAATATTGCCGAATATGCCCAGGTTAGTGATGCAGCCTATCGGTTAATTCGACGCTTAATTCCAGGCCCCTACACCTTTTTACTGCCAGCGACCAAACAGGTTCCGCGTTTGGTCATGAGTCCAAAACGCAAAACCACAGGCATTCGCGTGCCAGATCACACAATTTGTCAAGCGTTGTTGCAGGCATTGGGCAACCCGATTATTTCTACTTCTGCTACGACGATCGCTCAGTGCACTGAAGAGATGCCTCAGATGACTGATCCCCCCATGTCCTCGATCGAGTTATTTGATCAACTCGATAAGCTCGTAGACTTGATTATTGACAATCGCTCTCCGATTAGCTTGCAAGTGTCCACCATTCTTGACTTAACAACAGACCAGCCAACGATTGTTCGTAAGGGACGAGGCTGGGAGGCGGTAGCAGAATGGGTCACAGAAATTGAAGTGTGA
- the larC gene encoding nickel pincer cofactor biosynthesis protein LarC, whose amino-acid sequence MTKLAYLECPTGLAGDMCLGALVDSGVPLEYLVEKLSLLGISQEYNVWAERVHRNGLQATKVHVDLAPSPHSHPTPHDHPHPTSIGSPLPESADSIPTHTHEHRHDHGHDPTYEHRHDHAHSHSTSRHLLDIEALIQAADLPDRVKNWSLHIFQQLAAAEAAVHGIPPEQVHFHEVGATDAIVDIVGSCIGFDWLGIEQFYCSALPVGGGTVRAAHGLLPVPAPAVLKLLEMRHVPIYSNGIDRELVTPTGAAIVTALATSFGRPPAMQLQRVGLGAGSRNLPIPNMLRLWIGTLESVAEIKSLPSKQASTTSAIDPHFSEFHSSQSLSSSVETITLLETQIDDLNPQAIGYVFEALFAAGALDVFTQAIGMKKSRLGVLLTVVCHPQQTDACETVLFRETSTLGIRRSQQQRAILPRQFETVETPYGKVRIKITQRGANPIINGQPEYEDCATLARECRVPWQEVYRLALCQWYHCQTHQIPKNL is encoded by the coding sequence ATGACAAAGCTAGCCTACCTAGAATGCCCAACTGGTCTAGCGGGAGATATGTGCTTGGGAGCGCTCGTTGATAGTGGCGTTCCCCTAGAGTACTTAGTTGAAAAGCTCAGTTTATTAGGAATAAGCCAGGAATACAATGTGTGGGCAGAACGAGTACACCGCAATGGGCTGCAAGCCACTAAAGTTCATGTCGATCTGGCTCCTTCTCCCCATTCACATCCTACTCCCCATGATCATCCTCATCCTACCTCGATCGGGTCGCCGCTGCCGGAATCGGCTGATTCCATCCCTACGCATACTCATGAGCACAGGCATGATCATGGACATGATCCTACGTATGAACACAGGCATGACCACGCGCATTCTCACTCTACCAGTCGTCATTTGCTCGACATCGAAGCATTGATTCAAGCGGCTGATTTGCCCGATCGCGTCAAAAACTGGAGTCTGCACATTTTTCAACAATTGGCAGCGGCCGAAGCCGCTGTTCACGGCATTCCTCCAGAGCAGGTGCATTTTCATGAAGTGGGAGCCACCGATGCCATCGTCGATATTGTCGGCTCTTGTATAGGGTTTGATTGGTTAGGGATTGAACAGTTCTATTGCTCGGCGCTTCCCGTTGGGGGGGGGACGGTGCGGGCGGCGCATGGACTCTTACCTGTTCCAGCCCCAGCCGTTTTAAAGCTACTGGAGATGCGACACGTTCCTATCTACAGTAATGGCATCGATCGAGAATTGGTGACACCGACCGGAGCCGCGATCGTCACCGCACTGGCCACCAGCTTTGGCCGACCTCCCGCAATGCAGCTACAGCGAGTTGGGCTAGGAGCGGGGTCACGTAATTTACCGATTCCCAATATGCTGCGGCTGTGGATTGGCACACTTGAATCGGTGGCAGAAATCAAGTCTTTGCCATCGAAACAGGCATCCACAACTTCTGCAATCGATCCGCACTTTTCAGAATTCCATTCCAGCCAATCGCTGTCGTCTTCTGTAGAGACCATCACGCTGCTTGAAACTCAAATCGACGACCTCAATCCGCAGGCGATCGGGTACGTGTTCGAGGCTCTATTTGCGGCCGGCGCGCTAGATGTGTTCACTCAGGCGATCGGCATGAAGAAATCGCGATTGGGGGTGTTGCTGACAGTTGTGTGTCACCCTCAACAGACCGATGCTTGCGAAACAGTTTTGTTTCGTGAAACCTCCACATTGGGCATTCGTCGATCACAGCAGCAGCGAGCCATTCTACCGCGTCAATTTGAAACGGTGGAAACGCCCTATGGAAAAGTACGCATTAAAATCACACAACGGGGTGCTAATCCAATCATCAACGGACAGCCTGAATACGAAGACTGCGCCACGCTAGCTAGAGAGTGTCGAGTTCCTTGGCAAGAAGTGTACCGGCTAGCTCTATGCCAGTGGTACCACTGCCAAACGCATCAAATCCCTAAAAATCTTTAA
- a CDS encoding ATP-binding protein, translating to MIAISLRPSGRKWGTISFASTLHLRPILDLLLAEVPSKWQDDLRLGLQEALVNAAKHGNNLDPSKTVLVEFFVLDDQYWWVIADQGTGFSPGCSCSCNVEEAEEDINQVGECGRGLYILHQIFDQVHWNKKGTELRLCKQFKGRFRSASS from the coding sequence GTGATTGCCATCTCACTGCGTCCCTCTGGGCGTAAATGGGGTACTATAAGCTTTGCTTCGACCCTACACTTGCGTCCAATTCTGGATCTGCTATTAGCAGAAGTTCCTTCTAAGTGGCAAGATGATTTGAGGCTTGGGTTACAGGAGGCCTTGGTTAATGCAGCCAAGCACGGCAATAATCTAGACCCCAGTAAAACAGTTCTTGTTGAGTTTTTTGTTCTGGATGATCAGTATTGGTGGGTGATTGCCGATCAGGGTACTGGATTCTCTCCGGGTTGTTCGTGTTCCTGCAACGTTGAGGAAGCGGAGGAAGACATTAACCAAGTTGGCGAGTGCGGTCGAGGACTGTACATTCTTCATCAGATTTTTGATCAGGTGCATTGGAATAAAAAGGGAACTGAATTGCGATTATGCAAGCAGTTCAAGGGGCGCTTTCGATCGGCTTCCTCTTAA
- a CDS encoding WecB/TagA/CpsF family glycosyltransferase: protein MNQVELLNVAIDNVSMQELLASLNQGVVFTPNVDHLVKLQSDREFFEAYMAADYRTCDSKIIYYALKLVRRPIVEKISGSDLFPAFYQYHKHNEDVKIFLLGAKEGVAAEAQRRINAKVGRDIVIGVHSPSFGFERNEEECQQIIEMINQSGATVLAIGAGAPKQEKFIHKYKNQFKHIKIFMAIGATIDFEAGNVSRAPKWISEMGLEWLYRLVSEPRRLWRRYLLEGPTFFWFLLMQAMKLYVNPFDSTESDRSKYKTIIKGA, encoded by the coding sequence ATGAACCAGGTTGAGTTATTGAATGTAGCGATCGACAATGTATCTATGCAAGAGTTACTGGCAAGCCTAAACCAAGGCGTTGTCTTTACACCTAATGTAGATCATCTAGTAAAACTACAGAGCGATCGCGAGTTTTTTGAGGCCTACATGGCGGCAGATTATCGAACTTGCGATAGTAAAATCATCTACTATGCACTGAAACTGGTAAGACGCCCGATCGTAGAAAAAATTTCTGGTTCGGATTTGTTTCCTGCCTTCTATCAATACCATAAGCATAATGAAGACGTAAAAATCTTTTTGTTAGGAGCTAAGGAAGGGGTGGCGGCCGAAGCTCAAAGGCGAATCAATGCCAAAGTTGGGCGCGATATAGTCATTGGTGTTCACTCGCCGTCATTTGGGTTTGAACGTAATGAAGAAGAGTGCCAACAGATAATTGAGATGATTAATCAATCTGGCGCTACTGTCTTAGCTATTGGTGCAGGTGCACCCAAGCAAGAGAAATTTATTCATAAGTATAAGAACCAATTTAAGCACATCAAAATCTTCATGGCGATCGGAGCCACAATCGATTTTGAAGCAGGTAATGTTTCCCGTGCTCCAAAATGGATTAGTGAAATGGGCTTGGAGTGGTTATACCGCCTGGTATCAGAACCACGGCGCTTGTGGAGACGTTACCTTCTCGAAGGCCCGACGTTCTTCTGGTTTTTACTGATGCAGGCGATGAAGCTCTATGTCAATCCCTTTGATAGTACAGAGTCCGATCGTTCAAAATATAAAACAATTATCAAGGGAGCATAA